In the Blattabacterium sp. (Blattella germanica) str. Bge genome, GATCATTTACAGGAGATTCAGAATTTGAAGGGGATTTGGTAGTATCAGGATTTGTTGTAGATTCTATAGTAGAATTCGGATCAGAAGAAGAAGAAGTTAGGGTGGTAGGCGGGGGGTCAGGAATAGAAGGAGTTTCTACAGTAGGAGTCTTATTTACATCAGAATCTTCTTTTCCAACTGAAGTTGCCTCATCATTGCAGGAAAAAATAAATCCTAATGCGAGAAAAATTGTTGGAATTAGAAATTTCACAGAAGTATTCATAATAAAAAAATTTAAATATTGTTAATAAATATATAAAAAAATTATTACATATAATAAGAATTTTATATATATTATCGTTAATAACAAAAAATAGAAAAAAACAAAAAATATCCTTTTAAATTTAGGATATTTGGTTGCAATGGCAAGTTTATTATATAATTTAAATTTTCCTATGGATCAATTCATTAGATTAGCTATACGGGGAATATCCTTGAGTCAAATACAATCTGGGATATATGTTTTATTACTTGAAGAAGAATCTGGAAGAATCAAACTTCCTATTATCATAGAAAGTTTACAAGCTCAATCTATTGCTTCTGCTTTAGGAAAAAGAGATCCATCTAGATCTTTTACGCATGATTTATTTCTTACTTTCGCAAAAGTATTTCATATTAGATTAAAAGCAGTTGTAATATATAAACTAGTAAATGGAATATTTTTTTCTTATATTTTGTTCGAAGGAGAAGAAGAAGAAGGAGAAGGAGGTAAAATAGATAAAAAAGAACATAAAATCGATTCAAAAACATCAGATGCTGTAGCTTTGGCTGTTAGATTTCAAGCACCTATTTATACAACAAGAGAAATATTTGATAAAGCTGGTATTTATTTTGAAAATGGGTTTCCTATTGATAAAGAAAATGAAACCTCTGAAACAGGAATAGAAAATAGTGGTTTTCTTTTTTTTAAAGAAAAAAGTCAACAAGATTTGGAAAAAATGACTGAAAGAGATCTCAATGCTCTTTTAAATCATGCAGTAATCAATGAATGTTATGAACTGGCAGCACGAATTAAGAAAGAATTAGATAGAAGAGAATAGAGTGATTATTTTTTTTTTTCGAATCTGATAAAGCTATAATTATATAAATGAGTTTTGTCTTTTTTATAAAAAAATTCGTATATCTTTTTCCATTTATTTGCTTCTATTTTTGGGAATTTTGCATCTCCATAAAATTTTCTGTGAACTAATGTCAATTCTATTGAATGTGCTTTTTCAATGAAAGAAGCATATATTTTTTCTCCTCCTATAACAAATATTCTTTCATATTTTAAATTATCTATTTGTTTTACAGATGATAAAATTTTTATTTTCTTTGTTATATGTTTTGAGTGAAATGATTTTATGAAGTTTATTTTATTTCTAGTTAATATAATGTTTGTTCTTTTTGGAAGTATTTTTCCAATAGATTCGAAAGTTTTTCTTCCCATTAATATTGTTTCCCCCATAGTTAAATTTTTAAAACGTTTTAAATCATTAGGCAAGTGCCACATAAGTTGATTGTTTTTTCCTATAAATCCGTTTTTTGAAACAGCTACAATCAAAATAATTTTCATCATTATTTCAATTTTTTTTATATTTTTAAATTTATGGATATTTCAATCAAATATGATCCAAAATCAGTAGAGAAAAAAAGATATCATTATTGGATGAAAGGAAATTATTTTTCATCTTATCCAGATGATAGAATTCCTTATACCATAGTTATGCCTCCTCCAAATATCACAGGAGTTCTTCATATAGGACATATGTTGAATAATACTATTCAGGATGTTTTGATTAGATATGCCAGAATGAAAGGATATAATGCTTGTTGGATTCCGGGGACAGATCATGCATCAATAGCAACAGAAGCTAAAGTGGTTGATCAATTAAAAAAACAAGGATTCTCCAAATCTTTTTTGGGAAGAGATAAATTTTTGAATTATGTTCTTGAATGGGCCAAAAAACATAAAAATATTATTTTTGATCAACTTAAAAAGTTGGGTTGTTCATGTGATTGGAAACGTACTCAATTTACTATGAATCAAAAGTTATCCAAATCTGTATCAAAAATTTTTATAGATTTGTATGAACATGGATATATCTATAGAGATTATCATGTTGTGAATTGGGATCCAGAAGCTAAAACGACTCTTTCTGATGAAGAAGTTGTTTATAAAGAACGTATTGGTCAACTTTATTATTTGAAATACCAAATAAAAGGAGAAAAAAATTATGTGACAGTAGCAACAACTCGTCCTGAAACAATATTTGGAGATACAGCTCTTTGTTTTCATCCATCCGATTCACGTTATTTTCATTTAACAGGAAAATATGCCAAAGTCCCAATAATCAATAAATATATTCCTATTATACAAGATTCGTATGTAGACAAAGATTTTGGAACAGGATGTTTAAAGATTACTCCAGCTCATGATATACATGATAAAAATATAGCTGATAAATACAAATTAGACATAATTGATATTTTTAATGAAGATGCTACTTTAAATGAAAAAGGTCTTCATTATAAAGGAATGAATCGTTTTGAAGTAAGAAAAAAAATTATTGAAGAATTAAAACAATTGGGATTCTTAGTCAGAATAGAAAAATATAATCACAAAATAGGTTTTTCGGAAAGAACTTTATCAATAGTAGAACAAAGATTATCTCTTCAATGGTTTTTGAAAATGAAAGAGATATCTCTTCCTGCTATAGAAGCAGTAAAAAATGGAGATATTCAATTTTATCCAAAAAAGTTGAATAAAATTTATTTTCAATGGATGAATCAAATTCGTGATTGGAATATATCTAGACAATTATGGTGGGGTCATCGTCTTCCTGTCTATTATTATGGGAACAAAACTAATGATTTTGTGGTTGCAGAAAGTTTAGAACAAGCATTGAAAAAAGCAAGAAAAAAAAGTAATAATTCATATTTAAGTTATGATGAAATATGGCAAGATCCAGATGTTTTAGATACTTGGTTTTCTTCTTGGTTATTTCCATTATCTGTTTTTGATGGAATTTGTCATCCTCATAATCATGAAATCTGTTATTACTATCCTACTGAAGATATAGTTACAGGGTCGGATATATTGTTTTTTTGGGTAGCACGTATGATTATAGCAGGTTTATTTTTTCAAAAAAAAAAACCCTTCAAAAGAGTTTTTTTTACCGGAATTATTAGAGATTCTAAAAATCAAAAAATATCAAAATCATTAAATAATTCTCCGGATCCTATGGATTTAATGAATCAATATGGAGCAGATGCAGTCCGTATGGGTCTTATGTTGAAAACTAGTGCTGGACAAGATTTTCATTTTGATGAAAAAATATGTTTACAAGGAAGAAACTTTTCCAACAAAATATGGAATGCTTTTCGTCTAATTAAAAGTTGGAAAATGCAAGAAAATAAAGAGATCCCTGATTCTTCACTAATTGCTATTAAATGGTTAAAAAATCGTTTTTATTATGTTTTGGAAATTTTTGAAAAACATTTTCAAGAATATAGATTGGATGAATCATTAATGGTTTTGTATAAGTTTATTTGGTATGATTTCTGTTCTTATTTTCTTGAAATTATTAAACCTATTCATGGAAATAGATGTATTTCAAAAATAGAATATTTAAGCAGTGTTAAGTTTTTTGAAAACATATTGAAATTATTACATCCATATATGCCTTTTCTATCAGAAGAAATTTGGAATCTTATTGAAAAAAGAAAACCAGAAGAAGCATTAATTATTTCTTCTTGGCCTGAAAAAAAATACTATGATTATGAAATGTTAGTTTCTTTCGAAAAAGTTACTCAAATAATATCTAAAATACGTAACATTAGAAATCAATGTCATATTTCTTATCAAAAGAGTTTTGTATTGTTTGCTATGAGAAAGAAAGAAAAAGAAGAAAAAGAATATGATTCTATCATATTAAAATTGGCTAATTTATCAGAAATTGTTTCTATATTGGAAAAACCTAAAAATACACCGTTATTTTCTTTTTT is a window encoding:
- a CDS encoding bifunctional nuclease family protein; this translates as MDQFIRLAIRGISLSQIQSGIYVLLLEEESGRIKLPIIIESLQAQSIASALGKRDPSRSFTHDLFLTFAKVFHIRLKAVVIYKLVNGIFFSYILFEGEEEEGEGGKIDKKEHKIDSKTSDAVALAVRFQAPIYTTREIFDKAGIYFENGFPIDKENETSETGIENSGFLFFKEKSQQDLEKMTERDLNALLNHAVINECYELAARIKKELDRRE
- a CDS encoding dihydrofolate reductase; the protein is MKIILIVAVSKNGFIGKNNQLMWHLPNDLKRFKNLTMGETILMGRKTFESIGKILPKRTNIILTRNKINFIKSFHSKHITKKIKILSSVKQIDNLKYERIFVIGGEKIYASFIEKAHSIELTLVHRKFYGDAKFPKIEANKWKKIYEFFYKKDKTHLYNYSFIRFEKKK
- a CDS encoding valine--tRNA ligase, with the protein product MDISIKYDPKSVEKKRYHYWMKGNYFSSYPDDRIPYTIVMPPPNITGVLHIGHMLNNTIQDVLIRYARMKGYNACWIPGTDHASIATEAKVVDQLKKQGFSKSFLGRDKFLNYVLEWAKKHKNIIFDQLKKLGCSCDWKRTQFTMNQKLSKSVSKIFIDLYEHGYIYRDYHVVNWDPEAKTTLSDEEVVYKERIGQLYYLKYQIKGEKNYVTVATTRPETIFGDTALCFHPSDSRYFHLTGKYAKVPIINKYIPIIQDSYVDKDFGTGCLKITPAHDIHDKNIADKYKLDIIDIFNEDATLNEKGLHYKGMNRFEVRKKIIEELKQLGFLVRIEKYNHKIGFSERTLSIVEQRLSLQWFLKMKEISLPAIEAVKNGDIQFYPKKLNKIYFQWMNQIRDWNISRQLWWGHRLPVYYYGNKTNDFVVAESLEQALKKARKKSNNSYLSYDEIWQDPDVLDTWFSSWLFPLSVFDGICHPHNHEICYYYPTEDIVTGSDILFFWVARMIIAGLFFQKKKPFKRVFFTGIIRDSKNQKISKSLNNSPDPMDLMNQYGADAVRMGLMLKTSAGQDFHFDEKICLQGRNFSNKIWNAFRLIKSWKMQENKEIPDSSLIAIKWLKNRFYYVLEIFEKHFQEYRLDESLMVLYKFIWYDFCSYFLEIIKPIHGNRCISKIEYLSSVKFFENILKLLHPYMPFLSEEIWNLIEKRKPEEALIISSWPEKKYYDYEMLVSFEKVTQIISKIRNIRNQCHISYQKSFVLFAMRKKEKEEKEYDSIILKLANLSEIVSILEKPKNTPLFSFFLNTDQFFLSLTDESHNSSHVDIMSIEKKIQYFQNLLSSIQKNLSNDKYVTSVPENILSKERKKESDTLKKIYQLEKYLESLKK